One Drosophila willistoni isolate 14030-0811.24 chromosome 2R unlocalized genomic scaffold, UCI_dwil_1.1 Seg167, whole genome shotgun sequence DNA segment encodes these proteins:
- the LOC6643971 gene encoding E3 ubiquitin-protein ligase lubel isoform X4: MTTQQLLNKNVRTMPSWVTEASQRIGPKPPPLPPNAQNGSNGTILPKAPALPPKSKDTPEPDYEVIEFSNQQQYSNEPMKTTIVRTKTPDNKLKCTLCGSQNPWVTCEECAGQIFCASCDDMFHKHPKRKQHIRKAVQQATPPIPPKVQGGPTPPVAPPRRSKRGLLTPFLGRKDQMLPPPSPTPSHRSTSAWRGGVQPPLPPHSSSSTMNNRPLPDPPRTPMSEGGGSSRSETPKSVFDTIQRPPSVQLEKIKTKASATLDRMAILQQRYRQQKAQQDLRASEQAAGNQRRQMSTSVFNLNTTNRRPLQETPQNGANSAAWLANQRMQQAQSMAQLNCAGCQHQQQNRQMQHPDDWSQFGSQQQFNHSNLSLNVGPGYLNQQHPSHYPHPPPVFMTQRGMMPNMYPGPGYPLMHPGVMGMPPPRASSRPRYAASPTPSRKSLSMRRKRSSYVDDELTDDEDSDQDDRRSLVSNRSGMTSASRSHHHHHQQQPPHHHQQRQRRLSSASQLINHNDDIDGNRHHQPKVRERRGSIAKSVQSEWLPERRDSTDELGEGNETLKRSQVDPPKTSRIYSDLESEGSGARALVQAKIQQKLQEADQHKAKKASQHKHKPEMKDENTQAAAVVQKVAPHAAAKEESASEYEEIVEEVTATESEPEQAQPSQPDNIEADAEADELGPPPSTPDHEWECEFCTFVNEPNIKICSICCKTPSKPPQPTKNAVKTESKPVPHVEIPKPKEIVNQKQQPQTNVVRKPSIKSSQKPTEKIASPAKTKSSATTSTATASTSTAKKLSSPPKPTLKTSSENESDNSLAKGFLHKESVENIWNTLDESIQAQAEQVLKKAQKVSTSCGGTPPREIPVEKPIVDTSREMGTSPPPQSISTQTYEALPLSPQVESPTVSNATVVRESPGKMERRPHYRSNSQLPQEHERYRSANDLRYANEGFGMDYYGNSGQVTRRPNFINDLRLLQHQTSSPFDMPVEPSFNLKHEPARDPETEMHIILKELELYKFTVEELEAALKYCAPDTHPIQWLRENWHKLIQTVQSLSTKYGQERGENTIGSISQNEAREALRCSSGNVWQAVADCIQQRQQKYRRLAAKGNFLRDDIVNALTAHQDIHDFLNTHALDCLQMPHGAGESPSPGPAFANHPFDDNSSPSKSSYATPSPYQLEDSTLKNLEILIGNMEQNQAKQNQEVLRSIETMLETFKGKPDQDYETDPEVMRILTKSPISASRISAVIDDKSTEDVKNFVWQHIQDIVPNLVQQVEQELKEPSPLKEPEPQPEPEVISTPAVDPEVYIMEEVIKPNLKEANIKEEVPINFIYATEIANFKLEFDRGNEKWHESEWEPFDLKHAERVVYKSFTAPKAKIVEAVKESISQETIPQNEHPISAESDQQIIQNQETTDPLIKSTNVEREQETINLDKVAEEKIKLTKSENSANNEVTNKIIPTTTETASSSEILTSKVLPTTTEKATSSETLGQTTKTDIKKDIEKITAESESKLESTVKNTNEVAETTTKEIKQILPTEPVERIAQETTEQPPVEVLDEKPSTSREAVRRNKRSQLPKKGRTRDHSQKPTNRVKLPKEVETAIDTKDSTSVATLNNDNNLAEPAVSASKVVAEPSSNPIEDISKEQVIESKIDELAHEPVAVEVDTSDEQSKFNIQLTLETAEAEKSKIQIVEKTESITEPLKTVENEAIIEQSSNNLGSSTNLLEQPEILGTNDEPIVEETTNNSTNNISVEQTETPRNDEQFVVETTNNKALNSTSLEQREPFENDEPMGVEPSNDEAFNNSSVEQTETLENDEQFIVEATNNNALNTSSLEQTGTLENDEQIEIIEELNAPVDAKESNTIVPEASKEEVTNAIEPATNKITAENKRSPKRFSKIPVRTLSTNSLRSESRTENLVSTEADELESDGVTKTEEEPSSTTTETDVVISPVESEEIFEDAAEFSGEDAELYSLDSDEQRIEVVQSQSPLPAEDSALESIIPKSTSSASVDSHSSQSESPKVVQLKEFIPSGDPSKQNLSELVEDTQRLIKQMRDEISMDDFESTDEDEYSDEYSDDMEWYDSEGEEEEEEEGEMDEDERTSYIEDASTGDEAEGTEIEDIIEEDEENEEEHTATQNPETVMTSSSVTLANQPIASDTNATNEIISLTGSEANESTETAVIPDVGVIQAETHSVVADVPESSTEAIAVEDVMDVETEDPVEVPTPLPLTPAPPIIDSESRPMELPVETVLEEPKKVKASSPTKTSSKQKTLTTEPVASTSTQSPSTITPKTGKSSISKIPKPTTNETPNTTNRKLPLRSKSFSAPMGISSVKRMQQEYLQKQQSIKSTAVPVALSSRVPLRSSPAAKKSITEAISRFNTQSQQDGPSTSGAAAAAALLKPRSQPRIPKKKYHETCFSDDDYETSATEEEDHEDAAEPLRAELLKRKLSMPVFRAYASLQEPVIEEPAVLARKYVEMEKVSNLAEAQIAATLVNMKFQEDVALWAAKECSDLDQAIAMLQQDCELCMNTYPMNQIVSMLKCTHKCCKQCAKTYFTVQITDRSINDCNCPFCKLPELSNEVEHEDEHLEYFSNLDIFLKSILDNDVHELFQRKLRDRSLLQDPNFKWCIQCSSGFFARPKQKRLICPDCGSVTCAQCRKPWERQHEGSTCEAYLEWHRENDPELQAQGVQEHLAQNGIDCPKCKFRYSLARGGCMHFTCTQCKFEFCYGCARPFMMGAKCNISPYCAKLGLHAHHPRNCLFYLRDKIPLQLQFLLKEQKVKFDTEAKEDVKNEPSSSRKARASAKCPIPLQKETPQGLVDTVCNSEVPDKHAGMCRTHYVEYLAGKVAKAGIDPLPIFDLTDCVQELRRRGIALPERGPWDTDEIYKNMCSEVIKQHIPLKSA; this comes from the exons ATGACGACACAACAATTGCTCAATAAGAATGTTCGCACAATGCCATCATGGGTG ACCGAAGCCAGTCAGCGCATTGGACCAAAACCACCGCCACTTCCCCCAAATgctcaaaatggcagcaatGGAACCATTTTACCAAAGGCCCCAGCACTACCACCAAAGTCAAAGGACACACCAGAGCCAGATTATGAAGTAATTGAGTTTTCAAATCAACAGCAATATTCCAATGAACCAATGAAAACAACAATAGTTAGAACCAAAACGCCAG acaacaaattgaaatgcacATTGTGCGGCTCTCAGAATCCTTGGGTAACCTGTGAGGAGTGTGCTGGACAAATATTTTGTGCCTCATGTGATGACATGTTCCACAAGCATCCCAAGCGTAAGCAACATATCCGTAAG GCCGTTCAGCAGGCCACTCCACCGATACCGCCAAAAGTACAAGGTGGACCCACTCCACCTGTAGCCCCTCCGCGACGCAGTAAACGTGGTTTACTCACACCATTTCTTGGCCGCAAGGATCAG ATGCTACCACCGCCCTCGCCGACTCCGTCGCATAGGTCAACTAGCGCCTGGCGTGGTGGGGTTCAACCTCCGCTTCCTCCTCATTCCTCGTCTTCAACAATGAACAATCGCCCTCTGCCCGATCCTCCCAGAACACCAATGAGTGAAGGTGGCGGCTCCTCAAGATCAGAGACACCGAAATCTGTATTCGATACCATACAACGACCGCCATCCGTGCAGCTGGAGAAGATCAAGACAAAGGCTAGCGCCACGCTGGATCGCATGGCCATACTTCAGCAGCGATATCGCCAGCAAAAGGCTCAACAGGATCTAAGAGCCAGCGAACAG GCAGCTGGCAATCAGCGTCGTCAGATGAGCACTTCAGTCTTTAATTTGAACACAACAAATCGACGTCCACTCCAGGAAACACCACAAAATGGTGCAAACAGTGCCGCCTGGTTGGCCAATCAGCGAATGCAACAG GCACAATCGATGGCCCAGTTAAATTGTGCTGGTTGTCAGCATCAACAACAGAATCGTCAGATGCAGCATCCCGATGATTGGTCTCAATTCGGATCACAACAGCAGTTCAATCACTCGAATCTGTCCTTAAATGTGGGTCCTGGCTATTTAAATCAACAACATCCCTCTCACTATCCACATCCTCCGCCCGTTTTCATGACACAAAGAGGTATGATGCCAAATATGTACCCAGGTCCTGGCTATCCTCTTATGCATCCAG GTGTCATGGGTATGCCACCGCCACGTGCCTCTTCTAGGCCTCGTTATGCAGCTTCTCCCACACCGAGTCGCAAATCCCTTTCCATGCGACGCAAACGCAGCAGTTATGTGGATGATGAACTAACCGATGATGAAGATTCCGATCAGGATGATCGTCGCTCATTGGTTTCAAATCGTTCGGGAATGACAAGTGCTTCACGTTcccaccatcatcatcatcagcagcaaccTCCGCACCATCATCAACAGCGACAAAGACGTTTATCCAGTGCCTCACAGCTAATTAATCATAATGATGACATTGATGGCAATCGACATCATCAGCCAAAAGTTCGCGAACGACGTGGTTCTATAGCAAAGTCTGTACAGAGTGAATGGCTACCTGAACGCCGGGACTCAACAGACGAACTGGGAGAAGGTAATGAAACCTTAAAGAGATCTCAAGTAGACCCACCAAAAACAAGCCGCATCTATTCGGATCTTGAATCAGAGGGATCCGGGGCACGAGCTCTGGTCCAGGCTAAAATTCAACAGAAACTACAAGAAGCCGATCAGCACAAGGCCAAAAAGGCCTCCCAGCACAAACACAAGCCAGAAATGAAAGATGAAAACACCCAAGCAGCTGCCGTAGTGCAAAAAGTTGCACCACACGCAGCTGCCAAAGAAGAAAGCGCCTCGGAATATGAAGAGATTGTGGAGGAGGTTACCGCCACAGAGAGTGAGCCAGAGCAGGCACAGCCCAGCCAACCAGATAATATTGAAGCTGATGCTGAGGCCGATGAACTAGGTCCACCACCTTCTACGCCAGATCATGAATGGGAATGTGAATTTTGTACTTTTGTCAACGAaccaaatattaaaatttgttcCATATGCTGCAAGACGCCCTCTAAGCCGCCACAGCCTACAAAAAACGCAGTTAAAACAGAATCCAAGCCCGTGCCTCATGTAGAAATACCTAAGCCCAAAGAAATTGTTAATCAAAAACAGCAACCACAGACAAATGTAGTGAGAAAACCCTCCATTAAATCCTCACAGAAGCCCACAGAGAAAATTGCTAGCCCGGCAAAGACAAAGTCCAGTGCCACGACATCAACTGCAACTGCATCAACCAGTACAGCAAAAAAACTCTCGTCTCCACCAAAGCCAACACTGAAAACTTCATCGGAAAATGAAAGCGATAACTCTTTGGCCAAGGGGTTCCTGCATAAAG AATCCGTTGAGAATATTTGGAATACACTAGATGAGAGCATTCAAGCCCAGGCCGAACAGGTTTTAAAAAAGGCCCAAAAAGTGTCTACTAGTTGTGGTGGCACCCCACCTAGAGAGATACCAGTTGAGAAACCAATTGTGGACACATCCCGCGAAATGGGCACCTCGCCACCACCTCAAAGCATATCGACACAA ACCTATGAGGCTCTACCTCTTAGCCCACAAGTGGAGAGCCCAACTGTAAGCAATGCCACAGTTGTACGGGAATCTCCAGGAAAAATGGAGCGACGTCCTCATTATCGCAGTAATTCACAATTGCCACAGGAGCATGAACGCTATCGCAGTGCCAACGATTTGAGATATGCCAATGAAGGCTTCGGCATGGACTACTACGGCAATTCCGGTCAAGTGACTAGACGGCCAAATTTCATTAACGATTTGAGGTTGCTTCAGCAT cAAACTTCTTCACCCTTCGATATGCCTGTGGAACCGTCATTTAATCTCAAACATGAACCAGCTCGAGATCCGGAAACAGAAATGCATATCATTCTAAAAGAGCTTGAGCTGTATAAGTTTACGGTAGAGGAATTGGAAGCAGCTCTCAAGTATTGTGCACCCGATACACATCCGATTCAGTGGCTCAGAGAGAATTGGCACAAGTTGATCCAAACAGTGCAGAGTCTGTCAACTAAATATGGTCAGGAGAGAGGTGAAAATACCATAGGAAGCATATCACAAAATGAAGCACGCGAAGCCCTGAGATGTTCCAGTGGAAATGTCTGGCAGGCTGTAGCGGATTGCATACAACAGAGGCAGCAAAAGTATCGCAGACTCGCAGCGAAGGGTAACTTTCTGCGGGACGACATTGTGAATGCTCTAACAGCACATCAAG ATATTCATGATTTTCTCAACACTCACGCTTTGGATTGCTTGCAAATGCCACATGGAGCTGGCGAAAGTCCTAGTCCTGGTCCCGCCTTTGCCAATCATCCATTTGACGACAATTCCAGTCCTTCAAAGTCTTCTTATGCCACACCAAGTCCCTATCAATTGGAGGATAGTACTTTGAAAAATCTTGAGATTCTAATTGGTAATATGGAGCAGAATCAGGCCAAACAGAATCAAGAGGTTTTGCGTTCGATTGAGACTATGTTGGAAACATTCAAAGGTAAACCAGATCAGGATTACGAAACTGATCCGGAGGTCATGCGTATTCTCACCAAAAGTCCTATAAGTGCATCCAGAATATCTGCTGTAATTGACGACAAGTCGACAGAGGATGTAAAAAACTTTGTGTGGCAACACATACAAGATATTGTACCCAATTTGGTGCAACAAGTTGAACAGGAGCTCAAGGAACCCTCCCCTCTGAAAGAACCCGAACCCCAGCCTGAACCAGAAGTCATTAGCACTCCAGCAGTCGATCCAGAAGTATATATAATGGAAGAGGTCATCAAGCCAAACTTGAAAGAGGCAAATATTAAAGAAGAAGTGCCAATTAACTTTATTTACGCCACTGAAATAGCAAACTTTAAATTGGAATTCGATCGTGGTAACGAAAAGTGGCACGAATCTGAATGGGAACCATTTGATTTAAAGCATGCTGAACGTGTTGTTTACAAGAGCTTCACGGCTCCCAAAGCAAAAATTGTCGAAGCAGTTAAAGAAAGTATTTCCCAAGAAACTATCCCACAGAATGAACACCCAATTAGTGCTGAAAGTGATCaacaaataattcaaaatCAAGAAACTACAGATCCTTTGATTAAATCTACCAATGTAGAAAGAGAACAGGAAACAATCAACTTGGATAAAGttgcagaagaaaaaataaagttaactAAATCGGAAAATTCAGCCAATAATGAAGTGACTAATAAAATCATACCAACAACCACGGAAACAGCGTCTTCTAGTGAAATATTGACCAGTAAGGTcttaccaacaacaactgaaaaGGCAACTTCTAGTGAGACATTAGGGCAGACCACAAAGACGGACATTAAAAAAGACATAGAGAAGATTACCGCTGAATCAGAAAGCAAATTGGAATCGACcgtaaaaaacacaaatgaaGTCGCTGAGACTACCACTAAAGAAATTAAGCAGATTCTGCCAACTGAGCCTGTAGAGAGAATTGCACAAGAAACTACCGAACAACCACCAGTTGAAGTTTTGGACGAGAAACCAAGCACAAGTAGAGAAGCTGTTAGGAGAAATAAACGATCACAGTTACCCAAAAAAGGAAGAACACGTGATCATAGTCAAAAGCCCACAAATCGCGTAAAACTCCCCAAAGAAGTTGAGACTGCAATAGATACAAAAGATTCAACTTCAGTGGCCACATTAAACAACGATAACAATTTAGCTGAACCTGCAGTTTCTGCAAGTAAAGTTGTCGCAGAACCCTCTTCGAATCCAATTGAAGATATCTCTAAGGAACAGGTTATAGAATCCAAAATTGACGAACTTGCACATGAACCAGTTGCGGTTGAAGTTGACACATCTGATGAACAAAGTAAATTCAATATACAATTGACTTTAGAAACAGCTGAGGCTGAAAAATCTAAAATTCAAATCGTTGAGAAGACTGAGTCTATAACAGAACCCCTTAAGACTGTGGAGAATGAAGCGATTATTGAACAATCATCAAATAATTTAGGCTCCAGTACTAACCTCTTAGAACAGCCGGAAATTCTTGGAACCAATGATGAACCAATTGTTGAAGAAACTACAAATAATAGTACAAATAATATCTCTGTAGAACAAACGGAAACTCCTCGGAATGATGAACAATTTGTTGTAGAAACTACAAATAATAAAGCCTTGAATTCTACATCTTTAGAACAAAGAGAACCTTTTGAGAATGATGAACCAATGGGTGTAGAGCCTTCAAATGATGAAGCCTTTAATAATAGCTCTGTAGAACAAACGGAAACTCTTGAGAATGATGAACAATTTATTGTAGAAGCTACAAACAATAATGCCTTAAATACTAGCTCCTTAGAACAAACGGGAACACTTGAGAATGAtgaacaaattgaaataattgaagAACTTAATGCCCCAGTTGATGCAAAAGAATCTAATACGATTGTACCCGAAGCATCAAAAGAAGAAGTTACAAACGCAATCGAACCTGCCACAAACAAGATCACAGCGGAGAATAAACGCAGCCCTAAACGATTCTCTAAAATACCTGTGAGAACTTTAAGTACTAACAGTCTACGTAGTGAAAGCAGGACCGAGAATCTAGTATCCACAGAAGCGGATGAACTGGAGAGCGATGGGGTTACTAAAACAGAAGAGGAGCCATCTTCGACTACAACAGAAACTGATGTTGTTATAAGTCCTGTTGAGTCAGAGGAAATCTTTGAAGATGCTGCAGAATTTAGTGGCGAAGATGCCGAACTTTATAGTTTAGATAGTGATGAGCAGAGAATTGAAGTAGTTCAATCACAATCTCCACTTCCAGCAGAAGATTCTGCCCTGGAATCGATTATACCCAAGTCCACAAGCAGTGCATCCGTTGACTCCCACTCAAGTCAATCGGAATCGCCTAAAGTGGTTCAACTTAAAGAGTTCATACCATCTGGAGATCCTTCCAAGCAGAATCTTAGTGAACTCGTAGAAGACACTCAGCGTTTGATCAAACAAATGCGTGATGAAATTAGCATGGATGACTTCGAGTCGACCGATGAAGATGAATATTCCGACGAATACTCCGATGACATGGAGTGGTATGACAGTGAAGGggaagaggaggaggaagaagaGGGTGAGATGGACGAGGATGAGAGAACGTCGTATATTGAGGATGCCTCCACAGGTGATGAAGCAGAAGGCACTGAAATTGAGGACATTATCGAAGAAGATGAAGAGAACGAAGAAGAGCACACAGCAACACAGAATCCCGAAACAGTCATGACTAGCTCATCTGTCACTCTCGCCAATCAACCAATTGCAAGTGATACAAATGCAACAAATGAAATCATTTCTTTAACAGGAAGTGAAGCAAACGAATCAACTGAAACTGCTGTCATCCCGGATGTTGGGGTAATACAAGCTGAAACACATTCAGTTGTTGCAGACGTTCCCGAAAGCTCAACAGAGGCAATTGCTGTTGAAGATGTCATGGATGTAGAGACAGAAGATCCAGTCGAAGTACCCACTCCCCTACCCCTTACCCCAGCACCACCCATAATTGATTCCGAGTCCCGACCGATGGAACTGCCAGTCGAAACAGTATTGGAAGAGCCCAAAAAGGTAAAAGCCTCTTCtccaacaaaaacaagcaGCAAACAGAAGACACTCACTACAGAACCAGTAGCCAGCACCTCCACTCAAAGTCCCAGTACAATTACACCCAAGACTGGCAAGTCCTCGATAAGTAAGATACCCAAACCCACTACAAATGAGACACCCAACACCACAAACAGAAAACTACCGCTGCGTTCCAAGTCCTTTTCGGCTCCCATGGGTATATCCTCGGTGAAGCGTATGCAGCAGGAGTATCTCCAAAAGCAGCAAAGTATTAAGAGTACCGCGGTACCAGTCGCATTATCCAGTCGTGTTCCTCTGAGAAGCAGCCCAGCAGCAAAGAAGTCCATCACAGAGGCCATCAGTCGTTTTAACACGCAGTCCCAACAAGATGGTCCCTCAACAAGTGgtgcagctgcagcagcggcCTTGCTTAAACCTCGTTCTCAGCCCCGTATTCCCAAAAAGAAATACCACGAGACATGTTTCTCTGATGATGATTACGAGACCTCAGCCACCGAGGAAGAAGATCACGAAGACGCTGCTGAACCTTTGAGGGCAGAGTTGCTTAAGCGTAAACTCAGTATGCCTGTATTTCGGGCATATGCCAGCCTTCAAGAGCCAGTTATAGAGGAACCAGCG GTTTTGGCCAGAAAATATGTGGAAATGGAGAAGGTTTCCAATTTGGCAGAAGCTCAAATCGCTGCCACTTTGGTCAATATGAAATTCCAAGAAGATGTTGCCTTATGGGCAGCCAAAGAATGTTCCGACTTGGACCAAGCGATTGCCATGCTGCAGCAGGATTGTGAATTGTGTATGAATACCTATCCAATGAATCAAATTGTATCCATGCTAAAGTGCACCCACAAATGCTGTAAACAATGCGCCAAAACTTATTTCACAGTGCAG ATCACCGATCGCTCTATCAATGATTGCAATTGCCCATTCTGCAAGTTACCAGAACTTAGTAACGAAGTGGAACATGAGGATGAGCACCTCGAGTATTTTTCCAATTTGGACATCTTTCTCAAGAGTATCTTGGACAATGATGTCCATGAATTGTTTCAGCGCAAACTGAGAGATCGCTCTCTCCTACAAGATCCCAATTTTAAGTGGTGTATTCAATGTTCGTCGGGCTTCTTTGCGCGACCCAAGCAGAAGCGTTTGATATGTCCAGATTGTGGATCAGTTACCTGTGCCCAGTGTCGTAAGCCCTGGGAGCGACAGCATGAGGGTAGCACCTGTGAGGCATATTTGGAGTGGCACCGAGAGAATGATCCCGAACTGCAGGCACAGGGTGTGCAGGAACACTTGGCTCAGAATGGTATCGATTGTCCCAAGTGCAAATTTCGATACTCACTTGCAAG GGGCGGTTGCATGCATTTCACTTGCACTCAGTGCAAATTTGAATTCTGTTACGGCTGTGCCAGACCCTTTATGATGGGCGCCAAATGTAATATCTCACCGTATTGTGCCAAATTGGGTCTTCATGCCCATCATCCGCGGAACTGTTTGTTTTACCTGCGCGACAAAATTCCCCTGCAATTACAATTCTTGCTCAAAGAACAAAAGGTTAAATTCGATACAGAAGCCAAAGAAGATGTAAAGAATGAGCCGAGCAGTTCTAGAAAGGCTAGAGCATCGGCCAAGTGTCCCATACCATTACAAAAAGAGACTCCTCAGGGTCTAGTGGATACAGTCTGTAATAGCGAAGTACCGGATAAACATGCGGGCATGTGTCG AACACACTACGTAGAGTATTTGGCTGGCAAAGTGGCGAAAGCTGGCATCGATCCTTTGCCCATTTTTGATCTAACCGATTGTGTTCAAGAGCTGCGCCGACGAGGCATTGCCCTGCCAGAACGTGGCCCCTGGGATACTGATGAGATCTATAAGAATATGTGCAGTGAG GTAATCAAACAGCATATACCATTAAAATCGGCCTGA